One Archangium lipolyticum DNA window includes the following coding sequences:
- a CDS encoding Ig-like domain-containing protein, producing MPDTTAPTLLGTTPENGATNVDPTVALILSFSEALDTQVASARP from the coding sequence GTGCCCGATACCACCGCGCCCACCCTCCTTGGCACCACGCCCGAGAATGGGGCCACCAACGTGGACCCCACGGTGGCTCTCATCCTGAGCTTCTCCGAGGCCCTGGACACGCAGGTGGCCAGTGCTCGTCCATGA
- a CDS encoding endo alpha-1,4 polygalactosaminidase yields MSRWMAWMTPWIAVLMYGCMPPEVDDAQEPGVREQALAGTEIIDFSSASTLANTDASGKSGGMAVLKANSTRCTVGAYADCYADYIEFSPSYTGYLSFKLSSLTQGTPAPSQITQLQLLTKYQGPASSTSYYKWQLYRFTTASWVDITTSQGRGDWVWTAALTLNLPGTEVASNFVSSTGEIRARLIKGAGTDGAQLDSLRLQVSWDGASTCTPETDAAFCARLGGTCGQLSGTDNCGQARTVSSCGVCQSPQTCGGGGTPNVCGQGSTCTRASFPRATTWMWDLENSAIPTNLNAQVYVVDLFNTTSAKIQEYKSAGKKVVCYFSAGSYENWRSDANQFPQDTYCSPGENCAQSIHIMGEWCESGGDCEWWLDHRKEAVRIVMAARLQLARDKGCDAVEPDNVDGYANDSSISCTDQACWGLTASDQLAYNRWLADTAHAKCLGIALKNDIDQVPQLAASFDFAINEQCQQYNECGVYKTYFASQNKAVFNAEYMRDSGGGSRSWSSCTGTQATCACGESGFVQGDMQTLVFKTSSVSYDNINFTCW; encoded by the coding sequence ATGTCGAGATGGATGGCCTGGATGACTCCGTGGATCGCCGTGCTCATGTACGGGTGCATGCCCCCGGAGGTGGATGACGCACAGGAGCCGGGTGTTCGAGAGCAAGCCCTGGCCGGCACGGAGATCATCGACTTCTCCTCCGCGAGCACGCTGGCGAACACGGATGCGTCCGGTAAGAGCGGAGGCATGGCCGTGCTCAAGGCGAACAGCACGCGGTGCACCGTCGGCGCGTATGCCGACTGCTACGCGGACTACATCGAGTTCAGCCCCTCCTATACGGGCTATCTGTCCTTCAAGCTCTCGAGCCTCACCCAGGGCACGCCGGCGCCCTCGCAGATCACCCAGCTCCAATTGCTGACGAAGTACCAGGGGCCCGCGAGTTCCACGTCCTATTACAAGTGGCAGCTCTACCGGTTCACGACCGCCAGCTGGGTGGACATCACCACCTCGCAGGGGCGCGGGGACTGGGTGTGGACCGCGGCCCTGACGCTCAACCTCCCGGGCACCGAGGTGGCTTCGAACTTCGTCTCGAGCACTGGCGAGATCCGCGCGCGCCTCATCAAGGGCGCGGGGACGGATGGCGCGCAGCTCGACAGCCTCCGCCTCCAGGTCTCGTGGGACGGGGCCTCGACGTGCACCCCCGAGACGGACGCGGCCTTCTGCGCGCGACTGGGCGGCACCTGTGGCCAGCTCAGTGGCACCGACAACTGCGGCCAGGCACGCACGGTCTCCAGCTGTGGCGTCTGCCAGAGCCCGCAGACGTGTGGGGGCGGCGGCACCCCGAACGTCTGTGGCCAGGGCTCCACCTGTACCCGCGCGAGCTTCCCCCGGGCCACCACCTGGATGTGGGACCTGGAGAACAGCGCCATTCCCACCAACCTCAACGCCCAGGTCTACGTCGTCGACCTCTTCAACACCACGAGCGCGAAGATCCAGGAGTACAAGAGCGCCGGCAAGAAGGTGGTCTGCTACTTCAGCGCCGGCAGCTACGAGAACTGGCGGAGCGATGCCAACCAGTTCCCGCAGGACACCTATTGCAGCCCCGGCGAGAACTGCGCCCAATCCATCCACATCATGGGGGAGTGGTGCGAGAGCGGTGGGGACTGCGAGTGGTGGTTGGATCACCGCAAGGAGGCGGTACGAATCGTGATGGCGGCACGCCTGCAGTTGGCGCGTGACAAGGGCTGCGACGCGGTCGAGCCGGACAACGTCGACGGCTACGCGAACGATTCGAGCATCTCCTGCACCGACCAGGCCTGCTGGGGCCTCACGGCGTCCGACCAGCTCGCCTACAACCGCTGGCTGGCCGATACCGCCCATGCCAAATGTCTGGGCATCGCGCTCAAGAACGACATCGACCAGGTGCCCCAGCTCGCCGCGTCCTTCGACTTCGCCATCAACGAGCAATGCCAGCAGTACAACGAGTGTGGAGTCTACAAGACCTACTTCGCGAGCCAGAACAAGGCGGTCTTCAACGCGGAGTACATGAGGGACTCCGGCGGCGGGTCCAGGAGCTGGTCGTCGTGCACGGGAACGCAAGCCACCTGCGCCTGCGGTGAGAGCGGGTTCGTCCAGGGGGACATGCAGACCCTGGTCTTCAAGACCTCGTCCGTCAGCTACGACAACATCAACTTCACCTGCTGGTAG